One window of the Chryseobacterium camelliae genome contains the following:
- a CDS encoding GEVED domain-containing protein → MKKIFTSFFFLFLFAITSAQWSPTTFRGEKIRGNSDIRGYYSLDISLLKSQLANAQLTGRNAKAVTISLPTLDGKIEKFAVYSFPVVVKELADQYQLGSYVGAGIDDPSKYLRFSLAPNDFQAMIIKDGRYEFIEPVDKDKTVYGVHPKTDKSKEGFLCSMNENALSKKEIAKLYQNGKSFANQTTDFAKSSDKKYRTMRLAMSVTGEYTQYFGGTVAGALTAINATLTRCNGVFEKDFALHLNLQNFPGVIYTDPNSDPYSPAAQMNNWNVQLQQTLTANVGNANYDIGHLFGASGGGGNAGCIGCVCIDPASSTATQKGSGYTSPADGIPQGDNFDIDYVAHEMGHQLGANHTFSNNLEGTGVNVEPGSGSTIMGYAGITGPNTDVQPHSDPYFHAASIAQVQTNLNSKTCDVETAVNNNPPVIAALPTYTIPKGTAFVLTASATDAENDPMTYTWEEMDNASVTINKNNLGTTATGATFRSIAPSTSPTRYFPKLSSVLAGVLNNSNNGWESVSTVARTTNFRITVRDNSPIASQQQTQFANQQIVVGNDGPFKVTTATVYNNGATNVTWDIVNTSAAPYNAANVKIDYTTDNGLTWNVLSASTANDGNETLTFGALTVGATVKIRVSAINNVFYAIGNATVAALAVCTSAAPTGVTVSAITQTQATVTWSAAAGATYIIRYRPTGSTTWTQVTATTNSVILTSLTDGVQYEVQVANVCSGTTGNFSASTTFTTLGLTYCTMQSSNFTDEYISNVTVTPNGAAVMSNTSQGSTYTDYSNTPSALVNLVIGSANNTVSVSKFWTGTNYSEAVGVWIDFNRNGTFEASEQVMNSAASTTTPVTATFSVPAGAYNGPATTKMRVVLQFSDSPVMCTSFTYGEVEDYAVKLVQPIACSTNAPLNLTVTNITSTSAYVMWDPAANATYILQYRQVGATAWTNVPLTVNSYTINNLTEQTQYEVRVAYICSGTTGTYTTPTQFTTPAVNYCTITSGNNSNGYISNVMITPTNSYVMSNTTGANSYTNYSANANNLVTLVRSSTNNTISVSKSWLTTTTSSLAVGAWIDFNRNGIFETSERVLSSTANTTTPITNTFTVPATSYNGPLTLRMRVIVSTSTINDPCVNITNGEIEDYAVKIVDLQPCTSAAPSPITVSNVTAASANVSWLSATGATYTLRYRTGTGAWTTISPATNPYTIVNLNAQTTYEVQVATICSGTTGAWSTSVNFTTPASTYCNSGTATVTDAYINNITVSGTNTPAMSNNSGPSTYTDYSNDVTKTITLARNSTNNTLSVGRTILSGTYSTYAWIDFNGDGVFNNNPSTTAGGERIMNLGYSSTTPVTATFNVPANAYTGGNKVKMRVIVYYLTPTDACSPLTSNGEVEDYQVKFVDIQPCTTAPPTGIVMSNIAATTATVSWISSTGATYLVRWRTTNPVGAWNVSPAPINGNSYNITGLNEQTAYEVQVATICGGTQGTWSSSLPFTTTPITYCNMTGTGTTDFISNVTVTPVNLGIPAMTNTSVQTNYISYTTPSTLVTLDIGSTGNKLSVAKGWSGATQSDAVSAWIDFNRNGIFEASEQIMASASSTTTPVTALFNVPATAYNGPLTTTMRVVLKRSSAPVMCQVATNGEVEDYTVRLRPCSTATPGAPTFTVTHNTATVTWTGATNNITYLVQYRVSGTTAWTNVYASTLIGNIPLNITGLTPATTYDVQISAVCSNTAGTPTAIKTFTTRCDPTPPNVTISNVTATTAVVTWAPVAASSSYVLRYRVVGSTQWIDVTTIPTTPGNTYTLTNLSPYTTYEVQVANKCNGETTVNPYSNPKVFTTERTCELPPPGLTITNLTPTTATVVWDPFPGATYILRYRKVGIPSWTTVPVVTNTYTIQGLTELTQYEMQVANVCSGTPGTYTPPYFFTTPTVIYCQMSSSGSTGAYISKVTVTPNGKNQMENASAASNYTDYTGVPTKFIELIQGSANNQISIDKNLAGGAKAGVAVWIDFNRNGYFDINERILVSGPNADATVSGTFTVPADAFISLTDYKYVVMRVAMQKDGIPVNCTSFATGEVEDYTVRISKLPVPNPLDQTQIMIYPNPVSSILNVKNISKKANYKIYSAAGQLISNGIILNNKIDVSKLINGVYVIDIDDNGTTAQKKFIKE, encoded by the coding sequence ATGAAGAAAATTTTTACTTCTTTCTTTTTCCTCTTTCTGTTTGCGATTACCAGTGCACAATGGAGTCCGACGACATTCAGGGGAGAAAAAATAAGAGGGAACTCCGACATCAGGGGCTATTACTCTTTGGACATTTCCTTATTAAAATCTCAATTGGCAAACGCACAGCTGACCGGCAGAAATGCTAAGGCGGTGACGATATCGTTGCCAACTTTAGATGGGAAAATAGAAAAGTTTGCCGTGTACAGCTTTCCGGTTGTCGTAAAGGAACTGGCAGACCAGTATCAATTGGGGTCCTACGTAGGTGCCGGGATTGATGATCCAAGCAAATACCTGAGATTCAGTCTCGCTCCGAATGACTTCCAGGCGATGATTATTAAGGACGGGAGATATGAATTTATCGAGCCGGTAGACAAAGACAAAACAGTTTACGGTGTGCATCCGAAAACTGATAAAAGCAAAGAAGGCTTCCTTTGTTCTATGAATGAAAATGCGCTTTCCAAAAAAGAAATAGCTAAGCTGTATCAGAATGGAAAGTCATTTGCAAACCAGACTACTGATTTTGCAAAATCGTCCGATAAAAAATACAGGACCATGCGTCTTGCGATGTCGGTAACCGGTGAATATACCCAGTATTTCGGCGGAACGGTTGCAGGAGCATTAACGGCAATCAATGCTACCCTTACCAGATGTAATGGTGTTTTCGAAAAAGATTTCGCTTTACACCTGAATTTACAAAACTTCCCGGGTGTTATTTATACAGACCCGAATTCCGATCCGTATTCTCCAGCTGCTCAGATGAACAACTGGAATGTACAGCTTCAGCAGACCCTTACCGCAAATGTCGGAAATGCCAATTATGATATCGGGCATTTATTCGGTGCTTCCGGAGGAGGGGGTAATGCAGGATGTATCGGATGTGTATGTATAGACCCTGCCAGTAGTACGGCTACACAAAAGGGTTCGGGATACACTTCTCCTGCCGATGGAATTCCGCAGGGTGATAATTTTGATATTGATTATGTAGCTCATGAAATGGGCCACCAGCTGGGAGCTAACCATACGTTCTCCAATAACCTTGAAGGTACAGGGGTAAATGTTGAACCGGGATCCGGCTCAACGATCATGGGATATGCGGGGATTACCGGTCCGAACACAGATGTTCAGCCTCACTCAGATCCTTATTTCCATGCAGCCAGTATCGCTCAGGTTCAGACCAACCTCAACAGTAAAACGTGTGATGTTGAAACGGCAGTTAACAACAACCCTCCGGTAATTGCTGCTTTACCTACCTATACTATTCCTAAAGGAACTGCATTTGTATTAACCGCCTCGGCAACCGATGCGGAAAATGATCCTATGACGTATACGTGGGAAGAAATGGATAATGCAAGTGTAACCATTAATAAGAATAACCTTGGAACGACTGCTACCGGTGCAACTTTCAGATCCATTGCCCCTTCAACAAGTCCTACAAGATATTTCCCTAAGTTATCTTCTGTACTGGCCGGAGTTTTAAACAATTCTAACAACGGATGGGAATCTGTTTCTACCGTAGCAAGAACCACGAACTTCAGAATAACGGTGCGTGATAACAGCCCGATTGCTAGCCAGCAGCAGACGCAGTTTGCCAATCAGCAGATTGTGGTAGGCAATGACGGTCCTTTTAAAGTTACTACTGCTACCGTATACAATAACGGCGCAACCAATGTAACCTGGGATATTGTGAATACCAGCGCAGCACCTTATAATGCTGCTAACGTTAAAATAGATTACACCACTGATAACGGACTTACCTGGAATGTTCTGTCAGCTTCCACAGCCAATGACGGAAATGAAACCTTAACATTTGGTGCCCTTACAGTAGGAGCAACCGTTAAGATCAGAGTAAGTGCAATCAATAATGTATTCTATGCCATAGGTAATGCAACAGTAGCCGCTTTAGCTGTCTGTACAAGTGCTGCACCTACAGGAGTTACAGTATCTGCAATTACCCAGACCCAGGCAACAGTGACATGGTCTGCTGCTGCCGGAGCTACTTACATCATACGTTACCGTCCGACAGGAAGTACGACATGGACTCAGGTAACGGCAACGACAAACTCTGTTATACTGACCAGCCTTACAGACGGAGTTCAATACGAAGTACAGGTTGCTAATGTATGTTCAGGAACTACAGGGAACTTCTCTGCCTCCACTACATTTACTACATTAGGTTTAACGTACTGTACAATGCAGTCCAGCAATTTTACCGATGAGTATATTTCCAATGTAACAGTGACTCCAAACGGTGCTGCAGTAATGAGCAACACTTCTCAGGGAAGTACTTATACAGATTATTCAAACACGCCGAGTGCATTGGTTAATCTTGTGATCGGTTCTGCTAACAATACGGTTTCCGTTTCCAAATTCTGGACAGGAACAAATTATAGTGAAGCAGTAGGTGTGTGGATTGACTTTAACAGAAATGGTACTTTTGAAGCTTCAGAGCAGGTGATGAACTCTGCTGCCAGTACAACAACACCAGTTACCGCAACATTCTCAGTCCCTGCCGGTGCGTATAACGGGCCTGCTACGACAAAAATGAGAGTGGTACTGCAGTTCAGCGACTCGCCTGTAATGTGTACAAGCTTTACATACGGAGAAGTTGAGGACTATGCCGTGAAGCTGGTACAACCGATTGCATGTTCAACAAACGCCCCATTAAATCTTACGGTAACTAATATTACCTCTACATCAGCGTATGTAATGTGGGATCCTGCTGCCAATGCAACTTATATATTACAGTACAGACAAGTAGGCGCTACTGCATGGACCAATGTTCCTTTGACAGTAAACTCTTATACCATTAATAACCTTACTGAGCAGACTCAGTATGAAGTTAGAGTAGCTTATATATGTTCAGGTACTACCGGAACCTATACTACACCAACGCAGTTTACCACTCCGGCAGTAAATTACTGTACCATCACATCAGGCAATAACAGCAACGGATATATTTCCAATGTAATGATAACCCCAACCAACTCATATGTTATGAGTAATACGACAGGGGCAAACTCTTACACGAACTATTCTGCGAATGCCAATAACCTGGTTACCCTGGTACGCAGCTCAACAAACAATACCATTTCAGTAAGCAAATCATGGTTAACCACTACCACATCTTCATTAGCTGTAGGAGCGTGGATTGACTTTAACAGAAACGGTATTTTCGAGACATCGGAAAGAGTGCTTTCGTCTACGGCGAATACAACCACACCGATTACCAATACATTCACAGTTCCGGCAACCTCTTATAATGGTCCGCTAACCCTGAGAATGAGAGTGATTGTTTCAACCAGCACCATCAATGATCCTTGTGTAAATATTACCAATGGTGAAATAGAGGACTACGCTGTTAAGATCGTCGATCTGCAGCCTTGTACTTCTGCGGCGCCATCGCCAATTACAGTATCTAACGTTACAGCTGCATCAGCAAATGTTTCTTGGTTAAGTGCAACAGGAGCAACGTATACTTTAAGATACAGAACAGGAACAGGAGCATGGACAACGATCAGTCCTGCCACCAATCCTTATACAATCGTTAACCTGAATGCCCAGACCACGTATGAAGTACAGGTGGCAACTATTTGTAGCGGTACGACGGGAGCCTGGTCAACTTCAGTAAACTTTACTACACCGGCCTCTACCTATTGTAATTCCGGTACAGCAACAGTTACCGATGCTTATATCAATAATATAACCGTATCAGGAACCAATACTCCGGCAATGTCCAATAATTCCGGGCCAAGTACTTATACGGATTATTCCAATGATGTAACGAAAACCATTACATTAGCACGTAACTCTACCAACAATACTTTATCTGTAGGAAGAACCATCCTGTCCGGTACGTATTCTACGTATGCATGGATAGACTTTAACGGTGACGGAGTATTCAATAATAATCCATCAACCACTGCTGGCGGTGAAAGAATCATGAACCTCGGTTATTCTTCTACAACACCGGTTACAGCTACATTCAATGTGCCTGCCAATGCTTATACAGGAGGTAACAAAGTGAAGATGCGCGTTATCGTATATTACCTGACGCCTACTGATGCCTGTTCACCGCTTACCAGCAATGGTGAGGTTGAAGACTATCAGGTGAAGTTTGTGGATATCCAGCCTTGTACTACGGCTCCTCCAACAGGAATCGTGATGAGTAATATTGCAGCGACTACAGCTACCGTATCATGGATTTCCTCTACCGGTGCTACGTACCTGGTAAGATGGAGAACGACCAACCCGGTAGGAGCATGGAATGTCTCTCCGGCACCAATCAACGGTAACAGCTACAACATTACAGGCCTTAATGAGCAGACTGCTTATGAGGTACAGGTAGCTACGATCTGCGGCGGTACTCAGGGAACATGGTCATCATCTCTGCCATTCACGACAACACCGATCACGTATTGTAATATGACCGGTACCGGAACTACGGATTTCATTTCCAACGTAACGGTTACTCCTGTCAACCTGGGTATCCCGGCAATGACGAATACATCAGTACAGACCAACTATATCAGTTATACTACACCAAGTACACTGGTAACACTGGATATCGGTTCCACAGGGAACAAACTTTCTGTAGCTAAAGGATGGTCCGGTGCTACACAGAGTGATGCAGTTTCTGCATGGATCGATTTCAACAGAAACGGTATTTTTGAAGCTTCAGAGCAAATTATGGCATCTGCATCCAGTACGACAACTCCGGTAACGGCATTGTTCAATGTACCGGCAACCGCATACAACGGTCCGCTTACGACTACCATGAGAGTGGTGCTTAAGCGTTCAAGTGCACCGGTAATGTGTCAGGTGGCCACCAATGGTGAAGTTGAGGATTACACGGTTAGATTAAGGCCTTGTAGTACTGCAACACCTGGAGCACCAACCTTTACGGTTACCCACAATACCGCTACGGTTACATGGACGGGAGCAACCAATAATATAACTTACCTGGTTCAGTACAGGGTGTCCGGAACAACAGCTTGGACTAACGTATATGCATCTACGCTGATCGGAAATATCCCGTTAAACATTACAGGACTTACTCCGGCGACAACATATGATGTACAGATCTCTGCAGTATGCAGCAATACAGCAGGGACACCTACAGCAATCAAGACGTTTACCACACGTTGCGACCCTACACCTCCGAATGTTACCATCAGTAACGTTACGGCAACTACAGCAGTAGTGACATGGGCGCCGGTCGCAGCAAGCTCAAGCTATGTATTGAGATACAGAGTAGTGGGAAGTACCCAGTGGATTGATGTAACCACCATTCCTACAACACCGGGTAACACATATACACTGACTAACCTGTCGCCATATACTACTTATGAAGTTCAGGTGGCCAACAAATGTAACGGAGAAACTACTGTAAACCCATATTCGAATCCTAAAGTATTCACTACCGAAAGAACCTGTGAATTACCGCCTCCGGGATTAACTATCACGAACCTTACGCCTACAACGGCTACAGTGGTTTGGGATCCGTTCCCGGGAGCAACGTATATCCTGAGATATAGAAAAGTGGGTATCCCGAGCTGGACTACCGTACCGGTAGTTACCAATACCTATACCATCCAGGGATTAACGGAATTGACACAATATGAAATGCAGGTGGCCAATGTATGTTCAGGAACTCCTGGAACCTACACACCTCCATACTTCTTTACCACACCTACGGTGATCTATTGCCAGATGTCGTCTTCAGGTTCTACCGGAGCCTACATCTCCAAAGTTACCGTAACTCCTAACGGTAAAAACCAGATGGAAAATGCATCAGCAGCATCCAATTATACCGATTATACAGGAGTGCCGACCAAGTTCATAGAATTGATCCAGGGTTCTGCAAACAACCAGATTTCAATTGATAAGAACCTTGCAGGAGGTGCTAAAGCAGGGGTGGCAGTATGGATCGATTTCAACAGGAACGGATATTTCGATATCAATGAAAGAATCCTTGTTTCAGGTCCTAATGCCGATGCTACGGTAAGCGGAACCTTTACCGTGCCTGCAGATGCATTCATCAGTCTTACAGATTACAAATATGTAGTAATGAGAGTGGCGATGCAGAAAGACGGAATCCCGGTAAACTGTACCAGCTTTGCTACAGGAGAAGTAGAAGATTATACTGTAAGGATTTCCAAGCTTCCTGTACCGAATCCGCTGGATCAGACTCAGATTATGATTTACCCTAACCCGGTAAGCTCAATCCTGAATGTGAAGAACATCAGCAAAAAGGCGAATTATAAGATTTATAGCGCTGCCGGACAGCTGATCTCCAACGGAATCATTCTGAACAACAAGATTGATGTAAGTAAACTGATCAACGGGGTATACGTCATCGACATCGATGATAACGGTACTACCGCACAGAAAAAATTCATCAAAGAATAA
- a CDS encoding reprolysin-like metallopeptidase, with product MKKLITGLLCSLIGSSALAQWTPAAAAKRNTSEVSLANNVYYKLDLNMIRSQLERAQETGPNAKAVEISLPTMRGKMERFAVYSFPVVVKELADQYHLGSYVGVGIDDPAKFLRFSVSPNNLQSMIIRGGEYEFIEPSNADKTIYEVHAKSKPTGGKSFICSTDESPAAKEQIEELLQKGQSFSNQPTDFSKMSDKKYRTMRLVMSVTGEYTTFHGGTVAGALAAINATMTRVNGVFEKDFALHLNLQNYANIIFTDAASDPYSDADTGAAGAWNLELQNTLTSLVGNANYDIGHLFGASGGGGNAGCIGCVCINPSTAVPKGKGSGYTSPANAIPQGDTFDIDYVAHELGHQLGANHTFSHAIEGSGVNVEPGSGSTIMGYAGITGANTDVQANSDAYFHKASISQVQNNLNVKSCDVETTITNNPPVIAALPSYTIPKGTAFVLTASATDAENDPLTYTWEQVDSGLTAAQTINKNNIGTTTYGAAFRSIAPTTSPMRYFPKLSSVIAGVLNNSLNTWESVPQVARNMKFAVTVRDNNATSTQQQTQFAEQNITVGGDGPFRISSGNYLYSNASSTLTWDVANTSAAPYNSANVKLDYSTDNGVNWTTITATTANDGTESINMPASLNGQFVVVRVSSIGNVFYAVKKVMVTTQVGCGNAVTGVYVDNITNTGGTVNWAPVSGATSYVIRYKRTSDTTWQQTTSTATTVNLTNIISNASYEVQVASVCGTQGSFSASTIFSTLNPTYCTVAVTNSAPQYEYISNVTLTSNTGTVLMTNSSGPSAYSDYTGNTALQPNLTANSTYTFSMTITNADYDTAAVFIDYNKNGVFEASERIFNYPVNLPTGPITGTFTIPSTTITNQPLRMRVILFYGGLSQVGGSLGATYAGCGAIGYGEAEDYNVVIASTLATSEVSVNNGINIYPNPASDVLNVTKVSDKATFKIYSATGQLIQQGTINGGKINVAELIKGGYIISIQDKDKDLFKSKFIKK from the coding sequence ATGAAAAAACTTATTACTGGTTTATTGTGTAGCCTCATAGGCAGTAGTGCGCTTGCTCAGTGGACGCCTGCAGCTGCGGCTAAGAGGAACACCTCAGAGGTTTCTCTTGCAAACAATGTTTATTACAAGTTGGATCTGAATATGATTAGGTCGCAACTTGAGCGTGCTCAGGAAACCGGGCCCAATGCAAAAGCTGTTGAAATCTCGTTGCCAACGATGCGAGGGAAAATGGAGCGTTTTGCAGTCTACAGTTTTCCTGTTGTAGTTAAAGAACTGGCAGATCAATATCACCTGGGATCTTATGTAGGAGTCGGTATCGATGACCCTGCAAAGTTTTTGCGATTTTCAGTATCGCCAAATAATCTTCAGTCTATGATCATCAGGGGAGGTGAATATGAATTTATTGAACCGTCTAATGCTGACAAAACAATTTACGAAGTTCATGCTAAATCAAAACCTACCGGTGGAAAAAGCTTTATCTGTAGTACAGATGAAAGTCCTGCTGCCAAAGAACAGATAGAAGAGCTTCTTCAAAAGGGCCAGTCTTTCAGTAACCAGCCGACCGACTTTTCCAAGATGTCTGATAAGAAGTACAGGACCATGCGCCTGGTTATGTCTGTTACCGGAGAATATACGACTTTTCACGGAGGTACCGTTGCAGGTGCTTTAGCAGCGATTAACGCCACAATGACAAGAGTAAATGGTGTTTTCGAGAAAGATTTTGCACTGCACCTGAATTTGCAGAATTATGCTAATATCATATTTACGGACGCTGCTTCAGACCCATATTCTGATGCAGATACAGGAGCTGCAGGAGCGTGGAACCTGGAATTGCAGAATACACTGACAAGTTTGGTTGGAAATGCCAACTATGACATTGGACATTTATTTGGCGCTTCCGGAGGCGGAGGAAATGCAGGATGCATTGGATGTGTTTGTATAAACCCTTCTACAGCAGTACCCAAGGGTAAAGGATCAGGCTATACTTCTCCTGCAAATGCAATCCCTCAGGGAGATACCTTTGATATTGATTATGTTGCCCATGAACTGGGCCATCAGTTAGGAGCAAATCACACATTTTCTCATGCAATTGAAGGGTCTGGGGTTAATGTTGAACCAGGCTCAGGATCTACCATTATGGGGTATGCTGGTATTACCGGAGCGAATACAGATGTCCAGGCAAATTCTGATGCCTATTTTCATAAGGCAAGCATCAGCCAGGTTCAGAATAACCTGAATGTTAAGAGCTGTGATGTTGAAACAACTATAACAAATAATCCTCCTGTAATTGCAGCATTGCCATCATATACAATTCCCAAAGGAACCGCATTTGTATTAACGGCTTCTGCCACAGATGCCGAGAATGACCCGCTTACCTATACATGGGAACAAGTGGACAGTGGCCTTACCGCTGCACAGACCATCAATAAAAATAATATTGGGACCACAACATATGGAGCTGCATTCAGGTCTATAGCGCCAACAACCAGCCCAATGAGGTATTTTCCTAAATTATCTTCTGTTATAGCAGGTGTTTTGAATAATTCCCTGAATACCTGGGAGTCTGTTCCTCAGGTCGCTAGAAATATGAAGTTTGCTGTTACTGTAAGAGATAACAATGCTACATCCACACAGCAGCAGACTCAGTTTGCAGAGCAGAATATTACCGTTGGCGGGGATGGGCCGTTCAGAATAAGCTCAGGTAACTATTTATATTCGAACGCAAGCAGTACCTTAACATGGGATGTAGCCAATACCAGTGCCGCACCTTACAATTCCGCTAATGTTAAACTTGATTATTCAACAGATAATGGCGTGAACTGGACGACCATTACTGCCACTACTGCCAACGACGGAACAGAAAGCATTAACATGCCGGCTTCGTTAAACGGACAATTTGTAGTAGTAAGAGTTTCCTCCATCGGAAATGTATTTTATGCGGTAAAAAAAGTAATGGTAACCACTCAGGTAGGTTGCGGAAATGCAGTTACCGGAGTGTATGTTGATAATATAACCAACACCGGAGGAACTGTAAACTGGGCGCCTGTGAGCGGAGCAACTTCTTATGTTATCCGATATAAGAGAACTTCGGATACCACATGGCAGCAAACCACCTCAACTGCCACAACTGTAAATCTCACCAATATTATTTCTAATGCATCATATGAAGTACAGGTAGCTTCGGTTTGTGGAACTCAGGGATCTTTTTCAGCAAGTACTATTTTCTCAACGCTTAACCCTACATATTGTACAGTTGCTGTTACCAACAGTGCACCACAATATGAATATATCTCTAATGTAACTTTGACCAGCAATACTGGAACAGTGTTGATGACCAATTCATCCGGGCCATCTGCCTATTCGGATTATACAGGCAATACTGCACTTCAACCAAATCTTACTGCAAATAGCACGTATACATTCTCAATGACTATAACAAATGCTGACTATGATACTGCTGCTGTTTTCATTGATTACAATAAAAACGGTGTATTTGAGGCTTCAGAAAGAATATTTAATTATCCGGTAAATCTTCCTACAGGACCAATTACTGGGACATTTACGATACCTTCTACAACTATTACCAATCAGCCTTTAAGAATGAGGGTTATCTTATTCTATGGAGGGTTGTCTCAGGTTGGCGGATCTCTAGGTGCAACATATGCAGGTTGTGGTGCAATCGGTTATGGTGAGGCTGAAGATTATAATGTAGTTATAGCCAGTACGCTTGCAACATCTGAAGTAAGTGTAAATAATGGAATCAACATTTATCCTAACCCTGCTTCTGATGTACTCAATGTTACTAAGGTTTCAGATAAGGCTACCTTTAAAATATATAGTGCTACAGGACAACTCATCCAACAAGGAACCATTAATGGAGGAAAAATTAATGTTGCTGAGCTGATTAAAGGCGGATACATAATTTCAATTCAAGATAAGGACAAGGATCTTTTCAAATCTAAGTTCATTAAAAAATAA
- a CDS encoding DUF6048 family protein, which produces MKTKLIFTFFFSTLSLFCLSQNKQTDTVKTEKAKWKYEPNFMVGFDLLNAGVSFFSDRKVYQGFISSRVKGDIHAVAEAGFESNVYNKNSYDGKASGPFVKLGAFYMLAKDSENPFNGFYAGGKLAGSFYTQEYMAVPVRGFGGSNSSVAFPSSTQSSFWLEGVLGGRVQLFESNFYIDVNLQPKYLAYTTKQDDIQPMIVPGFGKSSSKFTMGFAWNIAYKF; this is translated from the coding sequence ATGAAGACAAAACTAATCTTTACCTTCTTTTTTAGTACCCTGAGTTTATTTTGCCTGTCGCAAAATAAACAGACCGATACTGTGAAAACAGAAAAGGCAAAATGGAAGTATGAACCGAATTTCATGGTGGGCTTTGATCTTCTGAATGCCGGCGTTTCTTTCTTTTCAGACCGGAAAGTATATCAGGGATTTATTTCATCACGAGTGAAGGGAGACATCCATGCCGTTGCTGAAGCCGGGTTTGAATCCAATGTCTATAATAAAAACAGCTATGACGGTAAAGCCAGTGGACCGTTCGTTAAGTTGGGTGCATTTTACATGCTGGCCAAGGATAGTGAGAATCCCTTCAACGGATTTTATGCCGGAGGAAAACTCGCCGGGTCTTTCTATACCCAGGAATATATGGCCGTACCGGTAAGAGGATTTGGAGGGAGTAATTCTTCTGTAGCTTTCCCTTCTTCAACCCAGTCCTCATTTTGGCTGGAAGGCGTTTTAGGCGGCCGCGTACAGCTTTTTGAATCCAATTTTTATATTGACGTAAACCTTCAGCCTAAATACCTGGCCTATACGACCAAACAGGATGATATCCAGCCGATGATTGTCCCGGGTTTCGGGAAAAGCTCCTCCAAATTTACCATGGGGTTTGCCTGGAATATTGCGTATAAGTTTTAA
- a CDS encoding DUF6452 family protein yields MKYLKIFLLTLILGLVFSCGGDDDICESGEGTPRMKVSFKRESTGLPRTLDSLYVAVDYGSGKVQLGKQTNINSRLIPLRVDDAPYTDVYFRLSDKGAESKVRVSYTTKSTYVSPGCGIKKNYENLDAQLTNTNPVVKLEAGQNFIENEDKTNLYLLF; encoded by the coding sequence ATGAAATACCTTAAAATTTTTCTGTTGACCCTTATCCTCGGCCTGGTTTTTTCCTGTGGAGGGGATGATGATATCTGTGAAAGCGGGGAGGGTACCCCAAGAATGAAAGTATCCTTTAAAAGAGAAAGTACAGGTCTGCCAAGAACACTGGATTCGCTGTATGTGGCAGTTGATTACGGATCGGGTAAAGTACAGCTGGGAAAACAGACTAATATCAATTCCCGGCTGATTCCTCTGAGGGTTGATGATGCTCCGTATACAGATGTCTATTTCAGGTTATCGGATAAAGGGGCAGAATCCAAAGTAAGGGTGAGTTATACGACCAAATCCACTTATGTATCGCCCGGCTGCGGAATCAAAAAGAACTACGAAAACCTGGACGCACAATTAACCAATACCAATCCGGTAGTGAAGCTTGAAGCCGGTCAAAATTTTATAGAGAATGAAGACAAAACTAATCTTTACCTTCTTTTTTAG